From the Planktothricoides raciborskii GIHE-MW2 genome, the window CTTTAGTCAATCAGCCCCGCATCTCAATGGAGAGACTCAGGTAGCCAACAAAAAGCTCAAATCATCTGAAACCACACCCCGTGTGGTGCCGGTGGAGAACGACTTATCTCAGGGAGATACACCGAAAACCTCTCCAGAGTTGCCAGAAAAGCTGACAATTTCCCATCAGTGCTTATCGGAGCTGAGCATTTTTGCCACCAACCCAGTCCAACGGCGAGATTTAGGCACCTTTAACCAACTCTTTAGCAATTTATTGCGTTTGAATGTGCCGCCGCAGCAAATCCAGAAATTGCTAGATGAACTAGATGTCCGGTTGGTGTTTACGGCTCACCCCACGGAAATCGTGCGCCATACCTTGCGGACAAAGCAACGGCGCATTGCCAAACTGCTGCAAAAGCTAGACCGACTGGCGGATGCCCAAATGTTGCTAGACTTTGAGGATTCGGAGGACGAAGACACGCTTCTGGATCAGCTAACGGAAGAAATCCGTCTCTGGTGGCGGACTGACGAGTTGCATCAGTTCAAACCCACAGTGATGGATGAAGTGGACTATACGTTGCACTACTTTGAGGAAGTCCTGTTTGACGTATTGCCCTTACTGCATGAACGACTCAAACGTTCCTTGCAAAGTTGTTTCCCTTACCTCAAACCGCCGCAGTATAATTTCTGTAAATTTGGCTCCTGGGTGGGGGCAGATCGCGATGGCAACCCATTTTGTACCCCAGATGTCACCTGGAAAACCGCTTGCTACCAACGGCGCCTAGTCCTGGATAAATACATTGAATCCATTGAGCAGTTAGTAGAAATTCTGAGTGTCTCCCTCCACTGGAGTGAAGTTTCCCAGGAACTTTTAGACTCCTTAGAACAAGACCGACTGAACTTTCCAGACATTTATGAGGAATCAGCGATTCGCTATCGCCAAGAACCCTATCGGCTGAAACTGACTTATATTCTGCGGCGGCTGAAAAATACCCGCGATCGCAACTCCCGTTTATATGAACAAAACATCTTGGATTTGCGATCCTTCAAGGAAAAAATCAACCTCCCCATGTACCATTCTGGGGCAGAATTTCTGGCCGAACTCAATTTAATCAAACGCAACCTAGACACCACAGGTCTAACCTGTCGGGGGATCGAAACCCTAATTGCTCAAGTAGAAATTTATGGCTTCCACCTCGCGGCTTTAGATATCCGGCAAGAATCAACCCGTCACTCGGAGAGCATGAATGAAATTCTCGAATACTTGCAAATCTTGCCGCAATCTTACAACGAGATGCCCGAAGAACAGCGGATTTCTTGGCTGATTCGCGAACTGCAAACTCGCCGACCATTGATTCCTGACTCCCTGCCCTTTTCTGAATCAACCAGCGAAATTATTGAAACATTTCGCATTGTCCGCAAGTTGCAACAGGAATTTGGCCAAGAAATTTGCCAGACCTATATTATCAGCATGACCAAATCTGTCAGCAACTTACTGGAAGTCTTGCTGCTGGCTAAAGAAGCCGGGTTATACGATCCCGCCACGGGCATTAGCACCCTCCATGTCATCCCCTTATTTGAAACCGTAGAAGACCTAAAAAATGCCCCAGGAGTGATGAAACAGTTGTTTGATTTGCCCCTGTATCGGGCAATACTCAGCGGGGGTTATCGGGGCTTATCCGGGGAGCAGCGATCGGGGTCTGAGTCAATCCCTGGGTCGGTTGGTAAAAATTCCCATCAGACCGGGACATCCGAATCATTGCAAGAAATTATGTTAGGCTACTCCGACAGTAACAAAGATTCGGGTTTTCTTAGCAGTAATTGGGAGATT encodes:
- a CDS encoding phosphoenolpyruvate carboxylase — protein: MITQTSDTQVNVGALGEAPTEILLRHRLKIVEDIWEFVLSQECGAEFVEQLNQMRSMCSPARQATQFSAFPILKIVEQMEIEQAIRFSRAFALYFQIINIVEQHYDQRSQLAYRTSGDRNFPNSLQRAKPTSSRFSQSAPHLNGETQVANKKLKSSETTPRVVPVENDLSQGDTPKTSPELPEKLTISHQCLSELSIFATNPVQRRDLGTFNQLFSNLLRLNVPPQQIQKLLDELDVRLVFTAHPTEIVRHTLRTKQRRIAKLLQKLDRLADAQMLLDFEDSEDEDTLLDQLTEEIRLWWRTDELHQFKPTVMDEVDYTLHYFEEVLFDVLPLLHERLKRSLQSCFPYLKPPQYNFCKFGSWVGADRDGNPFCTPDVTWKTACYQRRLVLDKYIESIEQLVEILSVSLHWSEVSQELLDSLEQDRLNFPDIYEESAIRYRQEPYRLKLTYILRRLKNTRDRNSRLYEQNILDLRSFKEKINLPMYHSGAEFLAELNLIKRNLDTTGLTCRGIETLIAQVEIYGFHLAALDIRQESTRHSESMNEILEYLQILPQSYNEMPEEQRISWLIRELQTRRPLIPDSLPFSESTSEIIETFRIVRKLQQEFGQEICQTYIISMTKSVSNLLEVLLLAKEAGLYDPATGISTLHVIPLFETVEDLKNAPGVMKQLFDLPLYRAILSGGYRGLSGEQRSGSESIPGSVGKNSHQTGTSESLQEIMLGYSDSNKDSGFLSSNWEIHKAQKQLQKVAEPYNIVLRIFHGRGGSVGRGGGPAYEAILAQPNRTVNGRIKITEQGEVLGSKYTLPELALYNLESISTAVIQASLLGSGFDDIEPWNDIVEELSARSRACYRALIYEQPDFVDFFMEVTPIQEISQLQISSRPARRRTGKKDLSTLRAIPWVFSWTQTRFLVPAWYGVGTALNEFLQQEPVEHLKLLRYFYLKWPFFKMVISKVEMTLSKVDLEISHHYVNELSTPEKREAFQQLFAQISNEYNLTRDLVLKVTGHERLLDGDRALQRSVQLRNQTIVPLSLLQVSLLKRLREHNTLMPSGVIHSRYNKNELLRGALLTINGIAAGMRNTG